The proteins below come from a single Gimesia alba genomic window:
- a CDS encoding YiiX/YebB-like N1pC/P60 family cysteine hydrolase → MSLFLSIAVLASTPQDPQRNDQPIEAVTPQMNANFTTFDQLADSLSSRVQTGTLLFSKGDCLAVRIFTQSAYTHVAMIVMRNGEPLVYDSMNGTGVRCLTLKRYLNTQRPATIHVFQPRSAFNQQMTAQYERFLDQKLGTPYSIKHHLTGNRAKGVHCAEYAIDALAACNLMKANAPAKVSPASLVTGIVKSERYVPSVTFDLERPPLVAEKPRGWCSQLWADTKNCTSACCIKLRGWVLCQ, encoded by the coding sequence ATGTCATTATTCCTGTCGATTGCTGTCTTAGCTTCCACCCCACAGGATCCCCAAAGGAATGATCAGCCCATCGAGGCTGTAACCCCGCAAATGAATGCCAATTTTACGACCTTCGACCAACTGGCCGATTCGCTTTCTTCCCGCGTCCAAACTGGCACGCTGCTCTTCAGTAAAGGTGACTGCCTGGCAGTCCGAATTTTTACGCAAAGCGCTTACACCCACGTCGCCATGATTGTCATGCGGAATGGAGAGCCCTTAGTTTACGACAGCATGAACGGAACCGGAGTCCGCTGCCTGACGCTCAAACGATATTTGAACACGCAGCGTCCTGCCACGATCCATGTCTTTCAACCCAGGTCCGCCTTCAACCAGCAAATGACGGCTCAGTATGAACGTTTTCTGGATCAAAAGCTGGGAACGCCGTATTCCATCAAACATCATCTGACGGGAAATCGCGCCAAGGGAGTGCACTGTGCAGAATATGCGATTGATGCCTTAGCGGCCTGCAATCTGATGAAAGCCAATGCACCGGCAAAAGTTTCTCCCGCCTCGCTGGTGACAGGCATCGTAAAATCAGAGCGTTATGTCCCTTCGGTCACGTTCGATCTGGAACGACCTCCGCTGGTTGCAGAAAAACCACGAGGCTGGTGCTCTCAACTCTGGGCTGATACCAAAAACTGCACTTCAGCCTGCTGTATCAAACTGCGAGGCTGGGTCCTCTGTCAATAA
- a CDS encoding methyltransferase, with the protein MSRKSKKKQRLKKLLPPPEQMLLDYLTPEWSATRTLCFQSNLHQLTTALLQRNIEGTHVDCFSFDKTISSRIQHKCSLIQEEQTISTEWSTICDSEFPVDEYDAALLPLAQQFSDEYIRDLTLSAAHSLQTGGTLIIASSRTKDYEYHKLLRSLFNKVTRIVSDAGIIYQVKKPQDLPEKKTLLDEFVVRESETLLHGYTLPGVFSHRRPNQSARALTNLMELSENATILNVDCGSGVVAFVAATRCPSATVHAIDSNARAVKCTEQGIAKNQLTNVSVELCEEGQGILPEAYDYILTNKSYFNSEEQGEVFLQKSLRALKPGGLLQFSTKQYQWYAHRLLDLFTDVAIDGAVHHFMLSARKPE; encoded by the coding sequence ATGTCGCGTAAGTCGAAAAAAAAACAACGCCTCAAAAAGCTGTTACCACCGCCCGAACAAATGCTGCTGGACTATCTGACTCCGGAATGGAGCGCCACGCGCACGCTCTGTTTTCAATCGAACCTGCATCAACTGACCACGGCACTATTGCAGCGCAACATCGAAGGCACGCACGTGGACTGCTTCAGTTTTGACAAGACCATTTCCAGCCGCATTCAGCACAAGTGCAGCCTCATCCAGGAAGAGCAAACCATTTCCACAGAATGGAGCACCATCTGTGACAGCGAATTCCCGGTCGACGAATATGACGCCGCACTGCTGCCGCTGGCGCAACAGTTTTCCGATGAGTATATCCGTGACTTAACACTCTCCGCTGCACACAGCCTGCAAACGGGAGGCACGTTGATCATCGCTTCGTCGCGCACCAAAGATTATGAATATCATAAGCTCCTGAGATCACTGTTCAACAAAGTCACGCGGATCGTGTCAGACGCCGGCATTATTTATCAGGTAAAGAAACCACAGGATTTGCCTGAGAAGAAAACTCTACTCGATGAATTCGTCGTACGGGAAAGTGAGACGCTGTTGCACGGTTACACGCTGCCCGGCGTTTTCAGTCACCGTCGTCCGAACCAGAGCGCCCGTGCTTTGACCAATCTGATGGAATTGTCAGAGAACGCCACCATTCTCAATGTCGATTGCGGCTCGGGAGTCGTGGCATTCGTCGCCGCCACACGTTGTCCCTCTGCCACAGTGCATGCCATTGACAGCAATGCCCGCGCCGTCAAATGTACGGAGCAGGGGATTGCCAAAAATCAATTGACCAATGTCAGTGTGGAGTTATGTGAGGAAGGTCAGGGCATTTTACCCGAGGCCTATGATTATATTCTCACCAACAAATCCTATTTCAACAGCGAAGAACAAGGCGAAGTCTTTCTACAAAAAAGTCTGCGTGCATTAAAACCGGGAGGGCTGTTACAGTTCTCAACCAAACAATATCAATGGTACGCGCACCGGCTGCTCGATCTCTTTACCGATGTCGCCATTGATGGCGCCGTGCACCATTTCATGCTCAGTGCCAGAAAACCGGAATAA
- a CDS encoding class I SAM-dependent rRNA methyltransferase produces the protein MSDSSPLEADATTATETTAAETKPLPRVTLKPRRALPFFGRHPWVFAGAISRIEGSPEPGTEVILQSDKGEFIARGLFNANSNIRVRLYSWEETQEFDDAFWLNRLEQAVALRESVGLLNSLESTGCRLVFSEADQLSGLTIDRYGEWFLVQFSSLALSLKQDLVIQFLKDRFSPKGIWLRTEKGMREAEGLEITDQLLDGDPPPEHFFLEENNVRYGMSMVTGQKTGFYLDQRDNRLAVSRYVKNHRLLELHCYTGAFALNAVINGAAQSVLAYDSSQSAIEQAKANAELNGVGNRVQFETGKAYGVLEQLKADGEQFDSVILDPPKMARHRSGVKQALKGYFSLNRLAFDVLKPGGILVTCSCSGLISQQDFQQMLASVSQHTGRHLQILEQRGQPADHPVSPSCPENHYLKCFICRVL, from the coding sequence ATGAGTGATTCAAGCCCGCTCGAGGCTGACGCGACTACCGCCACCGAAACAACCGCTGCCGAAACGAAACCTCTGCCGCGTGTCACACTCAAGCCACGTCGTGCGCTCCCGTTCTTTGGGCGTCATCCCTGGGTGTTTGCCGGTGCCATTTCCCGGATCGAAGGCTCTCCCGAACCAGGTACGGAAGTCATCCTGCAATCGGACAAGGGGGAATTCATTGCCCGGGGTTTATTTAACGCGAACAGCAATATCCGCGTCCGTCTCTACTCCTGGGAGGAAACACAGGAATTCGACGATGCCTTCTGGCTCAATCGCCTGGAACAGGCCGTCGCACTCCGCGAATCCGTGGGACTGCTCAATTCCCTGGAATCAACTGGCTGCCGTCTGGTGTTCAGCGAAGCCGATCAACTCTCAGGGCTGACGATTGACCGCTATGGAGAATGGTTCCTGGTTCAATTCTCAAGCCTGGCACTCTCTTTGAAACAGGATCTGGTCATTCAGTTTCTCAAAGACCGCTTTTCTCCCAAAGGCATCTGGCTGCGAACAGAGAAGGGGATGCGCGAAGCAGAAGGGCTCGAAATCACTGATCAGTTACTCGACGGCGACCCGCCTCCCGAACATTTCTTTCTGGAAGAAAACAACGTCCGCTACGGCATGAGTATGGTCACCGGTCAGAAAACCGGCTTCTACCTGGATCAGCGCGACAATCGTCTCGCTGTCTCTCGCTATGTCAAAAACCACCGCCTGCTGGAACTTCATTGCTACACCGGCGCCTTTGCGTTGAACGCGGTCATCAACGGCGCAGCCCAATCGGTTCTCGCTTATGACTCCTCACAGTCGGCCATTGAGCAGGCGAAAGCCAATGCGGAACTGAACGGCGTCGGCAATCGGGTTCAATTCGAAACCGGGAAAGCCTATGGCGTTCTGGAACAGCTTAAAGCAGACGGAGAACAATTCGACTCGGTCATTTTGGACCCGCCAAAAATGGCCCGTCATCGCAGCGGTGTCAAACAGGCGCTGAAAGGCTACTTCAGCCTGAACCGTCTGGCCTTTGATGTTTTGAAACCGGGGGGGATCCTGGTCACCTGCAGTTGCTCCGGACTGATCAGCCAGCAAGACTTTCAACAGATGCTGGCTTCGGTTTCTCAACACACCGGACGCCACTTACAGATTCTGGAACAGAGAGGGCAACCGGCTGACCACCCCGTTTCTCCCAGTTGTCCTGAAAATCATTACTTGAAATGTTTTATCTGCCGGGTTTTATAA
- a CDS encoding response regulator yields MSSEISLKNSKILIADDNHQNCELLDAYLLDEGYETFMAYDGKETLDKVAEIEPDLILLDIMMPKLSGYEVCTQLKQNEETRDIPILIITALNEMGDIEKSVQAGCDDFLTKPVNRIELTTRVRSLLRVRHLTNERDRLLAYLAEVEGTTKSTSSEA; encoded by the coding sequence ATGTCGTCTGAAATCTCTTTGAAGAATTCAAAAATACTTATCGCAGATGACAACCATCAGAACTGCGAACTGCTGGATGCCTACCTGTTGGATGAAGGCTATGAAACGTTCATGGCGTATGACGGAAAAGAAACGCTGGATAAAGTCGCCGAGATCGAACCGGACCTGATCCTGCTGGATATCATGATGCCCAAACTCAGTGGCTACGAAGTTTGTACGCAACTGAAACAAAATGAAGAGACCAGAGATATCCCCATTCTCATCATTACGGCTTTGAATGAAATGGGAGACATTGAAAAATCCGTTCAAGCGGGCTGTGATGACTTTTTAACCAAACCCGTGAATCGCATTGAACTCACAACGCGTGTCCGTTCTCTCTTGCGTGTCAGACATCTGACAAACGAACGGGATCGACTGCTGGCTTATCTTGCGGAAGTGGAAGGCACGACCAAATCGACTTCCAGTGAAGCATAA
- a CDS encoding glutaredoxin family protein translates to MSTIAHKEELPKGLPFLGNSMLFLGLGILALSLTGTEWLPFNMPRSWYQSPAIWQLLALCLSCGGVAVLKQVSSTEMKHAERNHVSQKKEDWMPEEQGQRFQTLFVYTKENCPLCEEAAEILEDYAAYLPPADFVDIYSDPALVEQFGTCVPVVAFDGKIRFRGRINEVLLRRLIAASPVTKAVGATQSGCGCNKQSCGCKRPTSQLESNGCGNNCRCA, encoded by the coding sequence ATGAGCACAATCGCACACAAAGAAGAACTTCCTAAAGGGCTCCCTTTTTTGGGGAACTCTATGCTATTTCTAGGCTTAGGTATTTTAGCCCTCTCGCTGACCGGGACCGAATGGCTTCCATTCAATATGCCGCGTTCCTGGTATCAGAGCCCTGCAATTTGGCAATTACTGGCACTTTGCCTGTCGTGTGGCGGCGTTGCCGTCCTGAAACAGGTTTCCAGTACGGAAATGAAACACGCCGAACGCAATCACGTCAGCCAGAAAAAAGAAGACTGGATGCCCGAAGAGCAGGGCCAGCGATTTCAAACCCTCTTCGTTTATACCAAAGAAAACTGCCCTCTGTGTGAGGAAGCAGCAGAAATCCTGGAAGATTACGCGGCCTACCTGCCTCCCGCTGATTTTGTCGATATCTACAGCGACCCGGCACTCGTCGAACAGTTTGGAACGTGTGTCCCTGTTGTGGCCTTTGATGGCAAGATTCGTTTTCGCGGGCGGATTAATGAAGTCCTGCTCCGTCGACTGATCGCGGCATCCCCCGTCACCAAAGCGGTAGGAGCCACCCAGTCAGGCTGTGGCTGCAACAAACAGAGCTGCGGCTGCAAACGTCCGACTTCACAACTCGAATCAAACGGATGTGGGAACAATTGCCGTTGCGCATGA
- a CDS encoding serine/threonine protein kinase, protein MAGKLTAEGFLNLVKQSGLVSVDQLKKLLSEYQEQGIKLGEREPAEIADELIQRTLLTRWQANKLLQGKHKGFFLGKYRLLDLVGKGGMSSVYLAEHVLMRRRCAIKVLPSKRVNDASYLARFHREAQAVASLDHPNIVRAYDVDHEMENDAEIHFLVMEYVDGQDLQEIVTKNGALEFRDAVNYIRQAAKGLAHAHEADMVHRDVKPGNLLVDSKGVVKILDLGLARFFHEGEDKSLTIAHDEKVLGTADYLAPEQAIDSHMVDSRADIYSLGCTLYFLLTGHPPFTEGTLAQRLMAHQTKEPPPITKDRPDTPEDLVKILEKMMAKDRDERYQTADETADALFEWLQNNTDEEWRQNNLSSGLGSGVGLSQSASGAQDQQKKNPELAAFLSNLKEESGIQKGPGSGEVKQKPGSSPEQPATKPSSDVRGSSVIKEDKISSASTRIAGAAETQQKLEPKPTAPAAKPVKKPVAKPVAKPVAKAVKRPAKKTAPVVEALPSDSAVMEAEPDEMEAEVVEEAAPAELSLTSQKWFMPAVVGGGIGLLLIAGVVMFALSGGAEEKPQEKQVAQPEEAEKKTPEPETLPEEIKVGPEEQYKTIAAVLKDIQIVFGKTFGVDSKHYTIKVVAGQELKERIQIDNSSLSYPKGITIVAESGKPVILAPDGPEPVIQLKGMEGLTIDGFLIKAQGKKVAVQLADYLVGTKLKNLKINDYQSTGILATGVSGLNDEPFLLENVRLKAGSPQAIGLDFTGETNHSIMMSNVRCLNAMQTGVRFSSSVRNTHIKESIFSESSTGIRFELQGDDLSNLKLTNNTFFIVNAGIVITAMPGPGSEAIQISRNLFATLEGAEAKVEQQNDPKVWAKILTAQENYSSRTAPKPIPADELDLFKNKGKRGDANLSNFVSTTPGDEKFLSPAPDNPARKVAGTPGGMKPYVGAVGP, encoded by the coding sequence ATGGCAGGAAAACTAACGGCCGAAGGGTTTTTAAACCTGGTAAAACAAAGCGGTTTGGTTTCGGTCGATCAACTGAAAAAACTCCTCTCCGAATATCAGGAACAAGGGATCAAGCTGGGTGAACGGGAACCGGCTGAGATCGCTGACGAACTGATTCAGCGGACGCTTCTGACGCGCTGGCAGGCTAATAAGCTGCTGCAAGGCAAGCACAAGGGTTTTTTCCTTGGAAAATACCGTTTGCTGGACTTAGTCGGAAAAGGGGGCATGAGCTCGGTCTATCTGGCGGAGCATGTGCTGATGCGTCGCCGCTGTGCGATCAAAGTACTCCCTTCTAAACGTGTGAATGACGCCTCTTACCTGGCGCGGTTTCATCGCGAAGCGCAGGCGGTGGCCTCACTGGATCATCCGAATATCGTGCGTGCCTACGACGTCGACCATGAAATGGAAAATGACGCCGAGATTCATTTTCTGGTCATGGAATATGTAGACGGACAGGATTTGCAGGAGATCGTGACGAAGAACGGCGCGCTCGAGTTTCGTGATGCCGTCAATTATATTCGGCAGGCAGCCAAAGGGTTGGCCCACGCGCATGAAGCCGATATGGTGCACCGGGACGTGAAGCCGGGCAATTTGCTGGTCGATTCCAAAGGAGTGGTCAAGATTCTCGATTTGGGTCTGGCCCGTTTCTTTCACGAAGGCGAAGACAAATCGCTGACGATTGCCCATGACGAAAAAGTATTGGGGACGGCTGATTATCTGGCGCCGGAGCAGGCGATTGACAGTCACATGGTCGATTCCCGAGCAGATATTTACAGCCTGGGATGTACGCTCTACTTTTTGTTGACAGGACATCCCCCTTTCACCGAAGGCACGCTCGCGCAGCGTCTGATGGCTCATCAAACTAAAGAGCCGCCGCCGATTACCAAAGACCGGCCTGATACTCCCGAAGATCTGGTGAAGATCTTAGAGAAAATGATGGCCAAAGATCGCGACGAACGCTATCAGACGGCCGATGAAACCGCAGATGCCTTGTTTGAATGGCTGCAGAATAATACAGACGAAGAGTGGCGGCAAAATAATTTAAGTAGTGGTCTGGGATCGGGGGTTGGTTTATCGCAATCGGCTTCCGGAGCGCAGGATCAACAGAAAAAAAATCCCGAACTGGCTGCCTTTCTCTCTAATCTGAAAGAAGAATCAGGGATTCAAAAAGGCCCTGGTTCTGGTGAAGTCAAACAGAAGCCGGGCAGCTCACCAGAGCAGCCAGCCACTAAGCCTTCCTCGGACGTCCGTGGTTCTTCGGTCATCAAAGAGGACAAAATCAGTTCTGCATCGACGCGGATCGCAGGGGCGGCAGAAACTCAGCAGAAACTGGAACCGAAACCGACTGCTCCCGCCGCGAAACCGGTCAAGAAACCAGTTGCCAAGCCGGTTGCGAAACCGGTTGCCAAGGCAGTCAAACGCCCCGCGAAAAAAACAGCTCCGGTAGTCGAAGCACTGCCTTCCGACTCGGCTGTGATGGAAGCGGAGCCGGATGAAATGGAGGCAGAAGTCGTTGAAGAGGCGGCACCGGCTGAACTCTCACTGACCAGCCAGAAATGGTTTATGCCCGCAGTCGTGGGGGGCGGGATTGGTCTGCTGTTGATTGCAGGCGTGGTGATGTTTGCATTGTCGGGGGGAGCAGAAGAAAAGCCACAGGAAAAACAGGTTGCCCAGCCCGAAGAGGCAGAGAAAAAAACTCCCGAACCGGAGACGCTGCCTGAGGAAATTAAAGTTGGTCCTGAAGAGCAATATAAAACGATCGCTGCAGTGCTCAAAGACATTCAGATTGTTTTCGGTAAAACCTTTGGAGTCGACAGCAAGCATTACACGATCAAAGTGGTTGCAGGCCAGGAGCTAAAAGAACGCATCCAGATCGATAATTCAAGTCTGAGTTATCCCAAGGGAATCACGATTGTTGCGGAGAGTGGTAAGCCGGTGATCCTTGCACCTGACGGGCCGGAACCGGTGATTCAGTTAAAGGGGATGGAAGGGTTGACGATCGACGGTTTTCTGATCAAAGCTCAGGGGAAAAAAGTCGCGGTTCAGTTGGCCGATTATCTGGTGGGGACCAAACTCAAAAATCTGAAAATTAATGATTATCAGTCGACCGGCATTCTGGCTACCGGCGTTTCCGGGCTGAATGATGAGCCGTTTCTGTTGGAGAATGTCAGACTCAAAGCGGGAAGTCCTCAAGCGATTGGCCTCGATTTTACTGGCGAGACGAATCACAGCATTATGATGTCCAATGTGCGTTGTCTGAATGCAATGCAGACAGGGGTGCGGTTTTCTTCGAGTGTCAGAAACACGCATATTAAAGAATCGATCTTTTCAGAATCGTCGACCGGCATCCGCTTTGAATTACAGGGGGATGACCTCAGTAATTTGAAATTGACGAACAACACGTTTTTTATCGTGAATGCGGGGATTGTGATCACCGCCATGCCCGGGCCAGGGAGTGAAGCCATTCAGATTTCCCGTAATCTGTTTGCCACCCTCGAAGGTGCCGAAGCGAAAGTCGAACAGCAGAACGATCCCAAAGTCTGGGCCAAAATTCTGACCGCGCAGGAAAATTATTCTTCGCGCACCGCACCCAAGCCGATCCCCGCTGATGAACTGGATCTGTTCAAAAACAAAGGCAAACGGGGTGATGCCAATTTGAGTAACTTTGTTTCGACGACACCCGGCGATGAGAAATTCCTCTCCCCTGCCCCGGATAATCCAGCCCGCAAAGTCGCCGGCACCCCCGGCGGCATGAAACCGTATGTCGGCGCCGTTGGTCCGTAA
- a CDS encoding serine hydrolase domain-containing protein produces MSSLQDRLPSTHQRILEGIEKELHTGVQIYVSHQGAVIADTGVGEARPGIPMTENTINLWLSAGKPLTAMAIARLWEQGKLGLDDRVTKYIPEFGTHGKEPITLLHLLNHTAGFRPVDTGWPELSWNETLQRIYDAPLEENWQIGKTAGYHVTSSWFILGEVLQRLTEKPYPELMRELILEPLGMSDSWVGMPPEVYEQIQDKIAYVYQREKGEIQLTDWHAAPRCVTPSPGGNARGPIRELGWFYECLLNEGMPLFEPQTVETMTSRHRIGEFDLTLQHTVDYGLGFIVNSNRYGDETVPYGFGKYASEATFGHGGSQSSIAFADPERELVVAVVANGRPGEPKHQRRAKEINDAIYEDLGLT; encoded by the coding sequence GTGTCGTCTCTGCAAGATCGTCTGCCCTCAACCCATCAGCGTATCCTGGAAGGCATCGAAAAAGAACTGCATACCGGCGTTCAGATTTATGTCTCACACCAGGGAGCGGTGATCGCTGATACCGGCGTCGGCGAAGCCCGGCCCGGCATACCGATGACGGAAAATACGATCAATCTCTGGCTCTCCGCCGGCAAACCACTGACGGCGATGGCCATCGCTCGTCTCTGGGAACAGGGAAAACTGGGTCTCGATGATCGCGTTACCAAATACATCCCCGAGTTCGGCACACACGGTAAAGAACCAATCACGTTACTCCATCTGCTCAACCATACCGCCGGCTTTCGTCCCGTGGATACCGGCTGGCCGGAACTGAGCTGGAACGAAACATTGCAGCGCATTTATGATGCGCCCCTGGAAGAGAACTGGCAAATCGGGAAAACAGCCGGCTATCATGTCACCTCCAGCTGGTTCATTCTGGGAGAAGTCCTGCAACGGCTCACGGAAAAACCGTATCCCGAACTGATGCGGGAGCTGATTCTGGAGCCACTGGGCATGTCAGACAGCTGGGTGGGCATGCCGCCTGAGGTCTATGAGCAGATCCAGGACAAGATCGCGTATGTCTATCAGCGCGAAAAAGGGGAGATACAGCTCACGGACTGGCATGCAGCCCCCCGATGCGTGACCCCCTCGCCGGGCGGCAATGCGCGCGGCCCCATTCGCGAACTGGGCTGGTTTTATGAATGCCTGCTGAATGAAGGCATGCCGCTGTTTGAACCGCAGACAGTCGAGACCATGACCAGCCGACACCGCATCGGCGAATTCGACCTGACGCTGCAGCACACGGTCGACTACGGATTGGGCTTCATCGTGAACTCCAATCGCTACGGTGACGAAACCGTCCCTTATGGCTTCGGCAAATATGCTTCCGAAGCAACCTTCGGGCACGGCGGTTCGCAGTCGTCCATTGCCTTTGCAGACCCGGAGCGAGAACTGGTGGTCGCCGTCGTGGCGAATGGCAGACCGGGCGAACCCAAACATCAACGCCGCGCGAAAGAGATCAACGACGCGATTTACGAAGACCTGGGACTGACGTAA
- a CDS encoding mandelate racemase/muconate lactonizing enzyme family protein: MKITAIKTYPVRIPLKPERRMISALGKHDVSHYLVLRVETDAGIEGAGEATVLCRWSGETVWGAQAIVDHVFTPLLLGHDPCDIDGINQILDRTAQGNWFAKSAIEMACWDIKGKEARQPVYELLGGAARSRSIKCRFSMGAYSLERAERRTKELVAAGFTTIKVKVGTNPDEDVARVKIVRETMGPDLELTIDANAGWDARTAIAAMQRMQEYNVALFEQPTPRGDFAALAEVRRAIEPEVMADDICFDLADAKECIRNEACDVINVYPGKNGGISKTAAIVKYAGEHGVPCSIGSNLELDIASAAMCHSVVASPNMNVEQYPGDILGPEYHEISVVKNPLVIEGPVITVPDTPGLGIEVDWSIVEANATN, encoded by the coding sequence ATGAAGATTACCGCGATTAAAACCTATCCCGTGCGAATTCCTCTCAAGCCGGAACGCCGGATGATCTCGGCACTGGGGAAGCATGATGTCTCCCACTATCTGGTGTTGCGTGTGGAAACGGACGCCGGCATCGAAGGAGCCGGTGAAGCGACCGTGCTCTGTCGCTGGAGCGGAGAAACGGTCTGGGGCGCGCAGGCGATTGTGGATCATGTTTTCACTCCCCTGCTGCTCGGGCATGATCCGTGTGACATTGACGGGATCAATCAGATACTCGACCGGACCGCGCAAGGTAACTGGTTTGCCAAGTCGGCGATTGAGATGGCCTGCTGGGACATCAAAGGCAAAGAAGCCCGCCAGCCGGTTTATGAACTGTTAGGCGGAGCCGCCCGCAGTCGTTCGATTAAATGCCGGTTTTCGATGGGCGCCTATTCGCTGGAACGTGCCGAACGCAGAACGAAAGAACTGGTGGCCGCCGGCTTCACGACCATCAAAGTCAAAGTCGGCACGAATCCGGATGAAGACGTCGCGCGGGTCAAAATCGTGCGCGAAACAATGGGCCCCGATCTTGAGTTGACTATCGATGCGAATGCCGGTTGGGATGCGCGGACTGCGATTGCCGCGATGCAGCGAATGCAGGAATATAACGTGGCGCTGTTCGAGCAGCCCACTCCCCGTGGGGACTTTGCGGCGCTGGCGGAAGTGCGGCGGGCGATTGAACCGGAAGTGATGGCCGATGACATCTGTTTTGATCTGGCGGATGCGAAAGAGTGTATTCGCAATGAAGCCTGCGACGTGATTAACGTGTATCCCGGCAAAAACGGTGGCATCAGCAAGACGGCGGCGATTGTCAAATACGCGGGCGAACATGGCGTTCCCTGCAGCATCGGCTCCAATCTGGAACTGGATATCGCGTCAGCCGCCATGTGTCATTCCGTGGTTGCCAGTCCGAATATGAATGTCGAACAGTATCCCGGCGATATCCTCGGCCCCGAATACCATGAAATTTCCGTCGTCAAAAATCCACTGGTGATTGAAGGCCCCGTGATCACAGTCCCGGATACGCCAGGCCTGGGGATTGAAGTCGACTGGAGCATTGTCGAAGCGAATGCGACGAATTGA
- a CDS encoding SDR family NAD(P)-dependent oxidoreductase, with product MNENHVALITGSATGVGRACALRFAEEGFDIVVNYSRSKEEALETKSLVEAEGVNALLIQCDVSDDGAVKQMIGQVESEWGRLDVLVNNAGTTEFIEHKDLDALSEEIWDRLLGVNLKGPFFCIRAAAHLLRESEFGSVVNVSSTAGIDGRGSSVAYCASKGGLNTITKSLARALGPEIRVNSVCPGPIDSRWLKRVMTDEQLAEMTADYPIPRPSLPDDIADTVVYLSLGTTLTTGQLLVVDGGRTM from the coding sequence ATGAATGAAAATCACGTTGCCTTAATTACCGGATCAGCCACAGGCGTGGGGCGTGCTTGTGCCCTGCGGTTTGCAGAAGAAGGCTTTGACATTGTGGTGAATTATTCCCGCAGTAAAGAGGAAGCCCTCGAAACGAAATCGCTGGTGGAAGCCGAAGGTGTGAATGCATTACTCATTCAATGTGATGTGAGCGATGACGGCGCCGTGAAGCAGATGATCGGACAAGTGGAATCCGAGTGGGGGCGGCTGGATGTGCTGGTGAATAATGCGGGAACGACCGAGTTCATCGAGCACAAAGATCTGGACGCGCTCAGCGAGGAAATCTGGGATCGCCTGCTGGGCGTGAATTTGAAGGGGCCCTTCTTCTGTATTCGCGCCGCCGCCCATTTATTACGTGAAAGCGAATTCGGTTCGGTGGTGAATGTCAGTTCGACCGCCGGCATTGATGGTCGCGGTTCGAGCGTCGCCTATTGTGCCAGTAAAGGGGGCTTGAATACGATCACGAAATCGCTGGCCCGCGCACTGGGGCCGGAGATCCGCGTAAATTCAGTCTGCCCTGGCCCGATCGACAGCCGCTGGCTCAAACGGGTGATGACCGACGAACAACTGGCAGAGATGACCGCCGACTATCCGATCCCCCGTCCTTCTCTGCCCGATGATATCGCCGATACGGTGGTTTATCTTTCACTGGGAACGACACTCACCACCGGGCAACTGCTCGTCGTCGACGGCGGACGAACGATGTGA